A window of Taeniopygia guttata chromosome 14, bTaeGut7.mat, whole genome shotgun sequence contains these coding sequences:
- the CFAP70 gene encoding cilia- and flagella-associated protein 70 isoform X3, with product MSQPIPVQITVVSAQNLKTLKSNVLVTLVSVEYNGAVLGDSSKTDVLPDGTAEYDFSTSFECSPDGPNSLDVLVQKPLLLTVLEVMPKEKKKPEKITPLGQAVVDLLPLLQGVLSLKVFAPLYAVPDSPSASLHPEATAGLEVTVSTKELLLSATQFSSGNLLSITLEAAYSVPEAFTPDAQENCMACLQIPAAGEKELLLLFKNGILKADGEKEPLPRPKTWPLDPILAPGALNIPDSFIVGGPYEDEDGELTKSEDMEFRIQAESMKRIVWDTEIRCFLDAAAVAVLRTRIAECRYWPVELCRLSTASGGKGKASKLDKRDEDKQIAFHGVAYVNMMHLLCPGVKQIRGAFRVFNYQDSEVFEKTKFQYSIFRDRRSQLSLAKEALVNSPATKTASSKAQKEGKDSSATQYSEAGTFLVMEIKLDRPLVPKRLREELLQRVKELIPPRPALPTQTEGAKKVVEDYQKCVTSVAVAILREYHELFGKQLPDQGVMDYETMEEQKRQLNYELNTSGKYFAFKEQLKYSVVKIVREKYLKTTAFETKEQLQAFLSELYVYLVDHMHIALNKLLSEEDVSPAPPPNTTMKQLLLFAREAEANKDLKLASLFHRQRIARDQRHIQSWLDYGAFCLLHEDATKALECFQQALCLDPQHTQSLLLCGIVAVKLQRFEEAEIFFEDACCLEPSSIIAWTLSGLFYEMQNSYIQAERNFREAKKLLRAQLEEERRILEAAEGEEKKPSSPSTDPEKIPDDSADKPPEVMERVTSKEEAAAVQEALKAPAPQPPPCTIFMKTVEFLMKVNAVQNPNVWAQKGHLCYLQKDFDNAKECYERVISFVEDAVDMHFVYLRLGSIYLEEKEYGRARHIYLLACDNSASCLTWLGVGIACYRLEEMLEAEDALSEANALDNTNAEVWGYLALICLQDLLPGAVLQGGRQLEAEQCYKYTVKLGLHNDALLREIRAAQQRSGFGDPSL from the exons TGACAGTGCTAGAAGTGATgccaaaggagaagaaaaaaccagagaaaatcACTCCTCTTGGCCAAGCTGTGGTGGACCTTCTACCTCTGCTGCAAG gagtGCTTTCACTGAAGGTCTTTGCTCCTTTGTATGCAGTGCCTGACTCCCCATCAGCGAGCCTTCACCCCGAGGCCACG GCTGGCCTTGAAGTGACAGTGAGCACCAAAGAGCTCCTGCTCTCTGCCACCCAGTTCTCAAGTGGGAACCTCCTGAGCATCACGCTGGAGGCAGCTTATTCTGTCCCTGAAGCCTTTACCCCTGATGCCCAGGAAAACTGCATGGCTTGCTTGCAAATACCAGCAGCTGGTGAG AAAGAATTGCTATTGCTCTTCAAGAATGGCATCCTGAAGGCTGATGGTGAAAAAGAACCATTGCCCCGGCCCAAAACCTGGCCCTTAGACCCCATCCTGGCCCCTGGTGCTCTGAATATACCTGACTCTTTCATTGTTGGTGGGCCctatgaggatgaggatggagagctCACCAAAAGCGAG GACATGGAATTCAGGATCCAGGCAGAGAGCATGAAGAGAATCGTGTGGGACACGGAAATTCGCTGTTTCCTGGACGCTGCTGCAGTGGCCGT CCTGCGGACGCGCATCGCCGAGTGCCGCTACTGGCCCGTGGAGCTCTGCAGGTTGTCCACGGCCTCAGGTGGCAAAGGGAAAGCCAGCAAACTTGACAAG AGAGATGAGGACAAGCAGATTGCCTTCCATGGTGTGGCATATGTCAACATGATGCATTTGCTGTGCCCTGGGGTGAAGCAGATCCGAGGGGCCTTCCGTGTCTTTAACTACCAGGACAGCGAGGTGTTTGAGAAG ACCAAATTTCAGTACAGTATTTTCCGGGATCGCAGGTCACAGCTCAGTCTGGCCAAGGAAGCGTTGGTCAACTCTCCTGCTACCAAAACTGCTTCCAGTAAGGCtcagaaggaagggaaagatTCCAGTGCAACG CAGTACAGCGAGGCAGGAACATTCCTGGTGATGGAGATAAAGCTGGACAGGCCCTTGGTCCCAAAGCGGCTGcgggaggagctgctccagcg GGTCAAGGAGCTGATTCCTCCCCGCCCTGCACTGCCCACCCAGACAGAAGGAGCCAAGAAG gTGGTGGAAGATTATCAGAAATGTGTCACCAGTGTTGCTGTTGCTATCCTGAGGGAGTACCATGAGCTTTTTGGGAAGCAGCTGCCTGACCAGGGAGTGATGGACTATGAAACCATGGAGGAACAAAAGCGTCAGCTCAACTACGAGCTCAATAcctctggaaaatattttgcttttaaggaACAGCTTAAG TATTCTGTGGTGAAGATTGTGAGGGAGAAATACCTGAAGACCACAGCATTTGAGAccaaggagcagctccaggcatTCCTTAGTGAGCTCTATGTGTACCTTGTGGACCACATGCACATTGCCCTGAACAAG ctcctgtctgaggaAGATGTTTCTCCTGCCCCTCCACCCAACACAACCATGAAGCAGCTCTTGCTCTTTGCTCGTGAGGCTGAAGCCAACAAGGACTTGAAACTGGCCTCTCTCTTCCACAGGCAG AGGATAGCTCGGGACCAGCGCCACATCCAGTCCTGGCTGGACTATGGAGCCTTCTGCCTCCTGCACGAGGACGCCACCAAAGCCCTGGAATGCTTCCAGCAGGCCCTTTGTCTGGACCCTCAGCACACCCAAAG cttGCTGCTCTGTGGGATTGTGGCTGTCAAGCTGCAGCGCTTTGAAGAGGCAGAGATTTTCTTTGAGGATGCCTGCTGCTTGGAGCCATCCAGCATCATAGCCTGGACCCTCTCAG GTTTGTTTTATGAGATGCAGAATAGTTACATTCAGGCAGAAAGGAACTTCCGTGAGGCTAAGAAGCTCCTGCGAGCACAGCttgaggaggagaggagaatccttgaggctgctgagggagaagagaaaaagccCAGTTCTCCCAGCACAGACCCAG AGAAGATTCCAGATGACTCAGCTGACAAACCACCAGAAGTCATGGAGCGTGTGACATCCAAGGaagaggctgcagcagtgcaggaagcCCTGAAAG ctccagcacctcagccaCCTCCCTGCACAATCTTCATGAAGACAGTGGAATTCCTGATGAAAGTCAATGCTGTCCAG AATCCAAATGTCTGGGCTCAGAAAGGGCACCTGTGCTACCTGCAGAAGGACTTTGACAATGCAAAGGAGTGCTACGAGCGAGTCATCAGCTTTGTGGAGGATGCTGTGGATATGCACTTTGTCTACCTGCGCCTGGGCTCCATCTACCTGGAAGAGAAAGAG TATGGCCGGGCCAGGCACATCTACCTGCTCGCCTGTGACAACTCTGCCTCCTGTCTCACCTGGCTGGGCGTGGGCATCGCTTGCTAcagg CTGGAAGAGATGCTGGAAGCAGAAGATGCTCTCTCTGAAGCCAATGCCCTAGATAACACCAACGCTGAAGTGTGGGGCTATCTCGCCCTCATCTGCCTGCAG GATTTGCTCCCCGGTGCTGTGTTGCAGGGCGGGCggcagctggaggcagagcaGTGTTACAAATACACCGTCAAG CTCGGCCTGCACAACGACGCGCTGCTGCGGGAGATCCGCGCCGCCCAGCAGCGCTCCGGTTTCGGCGACCCTTCGCTCTGA
- the CFAP70 gene encoding cilia- and flagella-associated protein 70 isoform X1, translating into MSQPIPVQITVVSAQNLKTLKSNVLVTLVSVEYNGAVLGDSSKTDVLPDGTAEYDFSTSFECSPDGPNSLDVLVQKPLLLTVLEVMPKEKKKPEKITPLGQAVVDLLPLLQGVLSLKVFAPLYAVPDSPSASLHPEATAGLEVTVSTKELLLSATQFSSGNLLSITLEAAYSVPEAFTPDAQENCMACLQIPAAGEKELLLLFKNGILKADGEKEPLPRPKTWPLDPILAPGALNIPDSFIVGGPYEDEDGELTKSEDMEFRIQAESMKRIVWDTEIRCFLDAAAVAVLRTRIAECRYWPVELCRLSTASGGKGKASKLDKRDEDKQIAFHGVAYVNMMHLLCPGVKQIRGAFRVFNYQDSEVFEKTKFQYSIFRDRRSQLSLAKEALVNSPATKTASSKAQKEGKDSSATQYSEAGTFLVMEIKLDRPLVPKRLREELLQRVKELIPPRPALPTQTEGAKKVVEDYQKCVTSVAVAILREYHELFGKQLPDQGVMDYETMEEQKRQLNYELNTSGKYFAFKEQLKYSVVKIVREKYLKTTAFETKEQLQAFLSELYVYLVDHMHIALNKLLSEEDVSPAPPPNTTMKQLLLFAREAEANKDLKLASLFHRQRIARDQRHIQSWLDYGAFCLLHEDATKALECFQQALCLDPQHTQSLLLCGIVAVKLQRFEEAEIFFEDACCLEPSSIIAWTLSGLFYEMQNSYIQAERNFREAKKLLRAQLEEERRILEAAEGEEKKPSSPSTDPEKIPDDSADKPPEVMERVTSKEEAAAVQEALKAPAPQPPPCTIFMKTVEFLMKVNAVQFVHKALAHELLSLQGGLSCAYYLALAWTYVLREELPRCAECLCEAVRIDPLNPNVWAQKGHLCYLQKDFDNAKECYERVISFVEDAVDMHFVYLRLGSIYLEEKEYGRARHIYLLACDNSASCLTWLGVGIACYRLEEMLEAEDALSEANALDNTNAEVWGYLALICLQDLLPGAVLQGGRQLEAEQCYKYTVKLGLHNDALLREIRAAQQRSGFGDPSL; encoded by the exons TGACAGTGCTAGAAGTGATgccaaaggagaagaaaaaaccagagaaaatcACTCCTCTTGGCCAAGCTGTGGTGGACCTTCTACCTCTGCTGCAAG gagtGCTTTCACTGAAGGTCTTTGCTCCTTTGTATGCAGTGCCTGACTCCCCATCAGCGAGCCTTCACCCCGAGGCCACG GCTGGCCTTGAAGTGACAGTGAGCACCAAAGAGCTCCTGCTCTCTGCCACCCAGTTCTCAAGTGGGAACCTCCTGAGCATCACGCTGGAGGCAGCTTATTCTGTCCCTGAAGCCTTTACCCCTGATGCCCAGGAAAACTGCATGGCTTGCTTGCAAATACCAGCAGCTGGTGAG AAAGAATTGCTATTGCTCTTCAAGAATGGCATCCTGAAGGCTGATGGTGAAAAAGAACCATTGCCCCGGCCCAAAACCTGGCCCTTAGACCCCATCCTGGCCCCTGGTGCTCTGAATATACCTGACTCTTTCATTGTTGGTGGGCCctatgaggatgaggatggagagctCACCAAAAGCGAG GACATGGAATTCAGGATCCAGGCAGAGAGCATGAAGAGAATCGTGTGGGACACGGAAATTCGCTGTTTCCTGGACGCTGCTGCAGTGGCCGT CCTGCGGACGCGCATCGCCGAGTGCCGCTACTGGCCCGTGGAGCTCTGCAGGTTGTCCACGGCCTCAGGTGGCAAAGGGAAAGCCAGCAAACTTGACAAG AGAGATGAGGACAAGCAGATTGCCTTCCATGGTGTGGCATATGTCAACATGATGCATTTGCTGTGCCCTGGGGTGAAGCAGATCCGAGGGGCCTTCCGTGTCTTTAACTACCAGGACAGCGAGGTGTTTGAGAAG ACCAAATTTCAGTACAGTATTTTCCGGGATCGCAGGTCACAGCTCAGTCTGGCCAAGGAAGCGTTGGTCAACTCTCCTGCTACCAAAACTGCTTCCAGTAAGGCtcagaaggaagggaaagatTCCAGTGCAACG CAGTACAGCGAGGCAGGAACATTCCTGGTGATGGAGATAAAGCTGGACAGGCCCTTGGTCCCAAAGCGGCTGcgggaggagctgctccagcg GGTCAAGGAGCTGATTCCTCCCCGCCCTGCACTGCCCACCCAGACAGAAGGAGCCAAGAAG gTGGTGGAAGATTATCAGAAATGTGTCACCAGTGTTGCTGTTGCTATCCTGAGGGAGTACCATGAGCTTTTTGGGAAGCAGCTGCCTGACCAGGGAGTGATGGACTATGAAACCATGGAGGAACAAAAGCGTCAGCTCAACTACGAGCTCAATAcctctggaaaatattttgcttttaaggaACAGCTTAAG TATTCTGTGGTGAAGATTGTGAGGGAGAAATACCTGAAGACCACAGCATTTGAGAccaaggagcagctccaggcatTCCTTAGTGAGCTCTATGTGTACCTTGTGGACCACATGCACATTGCCCTGAACAAG ctcctgtctgaggaAGATGTTTCTCCTGCCCCTCCACCCAACACAACCATGAAGCAGCTCTTGCTCTTTGCTCGTGAGGCTGAAGCCAACAAGGACTTGAAACTGGCCTCTCTCTTCCACAGGCAG AGGATAGCTCGGGACCAGCGCCACATCCAGTCCTGGCTGGACTATGGAGCCTTCTGCCTCCTGCACGAGGACGCCACCAAAGCCCTGGAATGCTTCCAGCAGGCCCTTTGTCTGGACCCTCAGCACACCCAAAG cttGCTGCTCTGTGGGATTGTGGCTGTCAAGCTGCAGCGCTTTGAAGAGGCAGAGATTTTCTTTGAGGATGCCTGCTGCTTGGAGCCATCCAGCATCATAGCCTGGACCCTCTCAG GTTTGTTTTATGAGATGCAGAATAGTTACATTCAGGCAGAAAGGAACTTCCGTGAGGCTAAGAAGCTCCTGCGAGCACAGCttgaggaggagaggagaatccttgaggctgctgagggagaagagaaaaagccCAGTTCTCCCAGCACAGACCCAG AGAAGATTCCAGATGACTCAGCTGACAAACCACCAGAAGTCATGGAGCGTGTGACATCCAAGGaagaggctgcagcagtgcaggaagcCCTGAAAG ctccagcacctcagccaCCTCCCTGCACAATCTTCATGAAGACAGTGGAATTCCTGATGAAAGTCAATGCTGTCCAG TTTGTTCACAAGGCACTGGCCCACGAGCTGCTGAGCCTTCAGGGAGGCCTCAGCTGTGCCTACTACCTGGCCCTGGCCTGGACCTACGTGCTGCGGGAAGAGCTGCCCAGATGTGCGGAATGTCTGTGCGAGGCCGTTCGCATCGACCCCCTG AATCCAAATGTCTGGGCTCAGAAAGGGCACCTGTGCTACCTGCAGAAGGACTTTGACAATGCAAAGGAGTGCTACGAGCGAGTCATCAGCTTTGTGGAGGATGCTGTGGATATGCACTTTGTCTACCTGCGCCTGGGCTCCATCTACCTGGAAGAGAAAGAG TATGGCCGGGCCAGGCACATCTACCTGCTCGCCTGTGACAACTCTGCCTCCTGTCTCACCTGGCTGGGCGTGGGCATCGCTTGCTAcagg CTGGAAGAGATGCTGGAAGCAGAAGATGCTCTCTCTGAAGCCAATGCCCTAGATAACACCAACGCTGAAGTGTGGGGCTATCTCGCCCTCATCTGCCTGCAG GATTTGCTCCCCGGTGCTGTGTTGCAGGGCGGGCggcagctggaggcagagcaGTGTTACAAATACACCGTCAAG CTCGGCCTGCACAACGACGCGCTGCTGCGGGAGATCCGCGCCGCCCAGCAGCGCTCCGGTTTCGGCGACCCTTCGCTCTGA
- the CFAP70 gene encoding cilia- and flagella-associated protein 70 isoform X2 — protein MSQPIPVQITVVSAQNLKTLKSNVLVTLVSVEYNGAVLGDSSKTDVLPDGTAEYDFSTSFECSPDGPNSLDVLVQKPLLLTVLEVMPKEKKKPEKITPLGQAVVDLLPLLQGVLSLKVFAPLYAVPDSPSASLHPEATAGLEVTVSTKELLLSATQFSSGNLLSITLEAAYSVPEAFTPDAQENCMACLQIPAAGEKELLLLFKNGILKADGEKEPLPRPKTWPLDPILAPGALNIPDSFIVGGPYEDEDGELTKSEDMEFRIQAESMKRIVWDTEIRCFLDAAAVAVLRTRIAECRYWPVELCRLSTASGGKGKASKLDKRDEDKQIAFHGVAYVNMMHLLCPGVKQIRGAFRVFNYQDSEVFEKTKFQYSIFRDRRSQLSLAKEALVNSPATKTASSKAQKEGKDSSATQYSEAGTFLVMEIKLDRPLVPKRLREELLQRVKELIPPRPALPTQTEGAKKVVEDYQKCVTSVAVAILREYHELFGKQLPDQGVMDYETMEEQKRQLNYELNTSGKYFAFKEQLKYSVVKIVREKYLKTTAFETKEQLQAFLSELYVYLVDHMHIALNKLLSEEDVSPAPPPNTTMKQLLLFAREAEANKDLKLASLFHRQRIARDQRHIQSWLDYGAFCLLHEDATKALECFQQALCLDPQHTQSLLLCGIVAVKLQRFEEAEIFFEDACCLEPSSIIAWTLSGLFYEMQNSYIQAERNFREAKKLLRAQLEEERRILEAAEGEEKKPSSPSTDPEKIPDDSADKPPEVMERVTSKEEAAAVQEALKAPAPQPPPCTIFMKTVEFLMKVNAVQFVHKALAHELLSLQGGLSCAYYLALAWTYVLREELPRCAECLCEAVRIDPLNPNVWAQKGHLCYLQKDFDNAKECYERVISFVEDAVDMHFVYLRLGSIYLEEKEYGRARHIYLLACDNSASCLTWLGVGIACYRLEEMLEAEDALSEANALDNTNAEVWGYLALICLQGGRQLEAEQCYKYTVKLGLHNDALLREIRAAQQRSGFGDPSL, from the exons TGACAGTGCTAGAAGTGATgccaaaggagaagaaaaaaccagagaaaatcACTCCTCTTGGCCAAGCTGTGGTGGACCTTCTACCTCTGCTGCAAG gagtGCTTTCACTGAAGGTCTTTGCTCCTTTGTATGCAGTGCCTGACTCCCCATCAGCGAGCCTTCACCCCGAGGCCACG GCTGGCCTTGAAGTGACAGTGAGCACCAAAGAGCTCCTGCTCTCTGCCACCCAGTTCTCAAGTGGGAACCTCCTGAGCATCACGCTGGAGGCAGCTTATTCTGTCCCTGAAGCCTTTACCCCTGATGCCCAGGAAAACTGCATGGCTTGCTTGCAAATACCAGCAGCTGGTGAG AAAGAATTGCTATTGCTCTTCAAGAATGGCATCCTGAAGGCTGATGGTGAAAAAGAACCATTGCCCCGGCCCAAAACCTGGCCCTTAGACCCCATCCTGGCCCCTGGTGCTCTGAATATACCTGACTCTTTCATTGTTGGTGGGCCctatgaggatgaggatggagagctCACCAAAAGCGAG GACATGGAATTCAGGATCCAGGCAGAGAGCATGAAGAGAATCGTGTGGGACACGGAAATTCGCTGTTTCCTGGACGCTGCTGCAGTGGCCGT CCTGCGGACGCGCATCGCCGAGTGCCGCTACTGGCCCGTGGAGCTCTGCAGGTTGTCCACGGCCTCAGGTGGCAAAGGGAAAGCCAGCAAACTTGACAAG AGAGATGAGGACAAGCAGATTGCCTTCCATGGTGTGGCATATGTCAACATGATGCATTTGCTGTGCCCTGGGGTGAAGCAGATCCGAGGGGCCTTCCGTGTCTTTAACTACCAGGACAGCGAGGTGTTTGAGAAG ACCAAATTTCAGTACAGTATTTTCCGGGATCGCAGGTCACAGCTCAGTCTGGCCAAGGAAGCGTTGGTCAACTCTCCTGCTACCAAAACTGCTTCCAGTAAGGCtcagaaggaagggaaagatTCCAGTGCAACG CAGTACAGCGAGGCAGGAACATTCCTGGTGATGGAGATAAAGCTGGACAGGCCCTTGGTCCCAAAGCGGCTGcgggaggagctgctccagcg GGTCAAGGAGCTGATTCCTCCCCGCCCTGCACTGCCCACCCAGACAGAAGGAGCCAAGAAG gTGGTGGAAGATTATCAGAAATGTGTCACCAGTGTTGCTGTTGCTATCCTGAGGGAGTACCATGAGCTTTTTGGGAAGCAGCTGCCTGACCAGGGAGTGATGGACTATGAAACCATGGAGGAACAAAAGCGTCAGCTCAACTACGAGCTCAATAcctctggaaaatattttgcttttaaggaACAGCTTAAG TATTCTGTGGTGAAGATTGTGAGGGAGAAATACCTGAAGACCACAGCATTTGAGAccaaggagcagctccaggcatTCCTTAGTGAGCTCTATGTGTACCTTGTGGACCACATGCACATTGCCCTGAACAAG ctcctgtctgaggaAGATGTTTCTCCTGCCCCTCCACCCAACACAACCATGAAGCAGCTCTTGCTCTTTGCTCGTGAGGCTGAAGCCAACAAGGACTTGAAACTGGCCTCTCTCTTCCACAGGCAG AGGATAGCTCGGGACCAGCGCCACATCCAGTCCTGGCTGGACTATGGAGCCTTCTGCCTCCTGCACGAGGACGCCACCAAAGCCCTGGAATGCTTCCAGCAGGCCCTTTGTCTGGACCCTCAGCACACCCAAAG cttGCTGCTCTGTGGGATTGTGGCTGTCAAGCTGCAGCGCTTTGAAGAGGCAGAGATTTTCTTTGAGGATGCCTGCTGCTTGGAGCCATCCAGCATCATAGCCTGGACCCTCTCAG GTTTGTTTTATGAGATGCAGAATAGTTACATTCAGGCAGAAAGGAACTTCCGTGAGGCTAAGAAGCTCCTGCGAGCACAGCttgaggaggagaggagaatccttgaggctgctgagggagaagagaaaaagccCAGTTCTCCCAGCACAGACCCAG AGAAGATTCCAGATGACTCAGCTGACAAACCACCAGAAGTCATGGAGCGTGTGACATCCAAGGaagaggctgcagcagtgcaggaagcCCTGAAAG ctccagcacctcagccaCCTCCCTGCACAATCTTCATGAAGACAGTGGAATTCCTGATGAAAGTCAATGCTGTCCAG TTTGTTCACAAGGCACTGGCCCACGAGCTGCTGAGCCTTCAGGGAGGCCTCAGCTGTGCCTACTACCTGGCCCTGGCCTGGACCTACGTGCTGCGGGAAGAGCTGCCCAGATGTGCGGAATGTCTGTGCGAGGCCGTTCGCATCGACCCCCTG AATCCAAATGTCTGGGCTCAGAAAGGGCACCTGTGCTACCTGCAGAAGGACTTTGACAATGCAAAGGAGTGCTACGAGCGAGTCATCAGCTTTGTGGAGGATGCTGTGGATATGCACTTTGTCTACCTGCGCCTGGGCTCCATCTACCTGGAAGAGAAAGAG TATGGCCGGGCCAGGCACATCTACCTGCTCGCCTGTGACAACTCTGCCTCCTGTCTCACCTGGCTGGGCGTGGGCATCGCTTGCTAcagg CTGGAAGAGATGCTGGAAGCAGAAGATGCTCTCTCTGAAGCCAATGCCCTAGATAACACCAACGCTGAAGTGTGGGGCTATCTCGCCCTCATCTGCCTGCAG GGCGGGCggcagctggaggcagagcaGTGTTACAAATACACCGTCAAG CTCGGCCTGCACAACGACGCGCTGCTGCGGGAGATCCGCGCCGCCCAGCAGCGCTCCGGTTTCGGCGACCCTTCGCTCTGA